A stretch of the Sphingobacterium thalpophilum genome encodes the following:
- a CDS encoding FadR/GntR family transcriptional regulator has protein sequence MELNPSLTEHLKTIDTSSLVDRAEKEIINLFVSQGLKVGDALPKEMELAQTLGVSRTVVREAMLRLRMVGLVESKKHRGAVLTSPDLIKPLRKSLYPTIMENKTLQDLFEMRMVLEVGMADILFEHIQEKDIEELEAIVAKEPLNADNTIFDIETEVAFHGKLYEITGNTILKDFQNMLLPVFQYVHSSGLLTSPSTSKSFISHRGLVDILKVGNAEVFRNAMRKHLDNHYQRLFVYKKSVG, from the coding sequence ATGGAATTAAATCCTTCTTTAACTGAACACCTAAAAACCATTGATACTTCTTCACTAGTAGACCGTGCGGAGAAAGAAATCATTAATCTCTTTGTCAGTCAAGGGCTAAAAGTCGGGGATGCTCTACCAAAGGAGATGGAGCTGGCGCAAACGCTTGGCGTAAGCCGCACTGTTGTCCGTGAGGCGATGCTGAGATTACGTATGGTCGGACTGGTCGAATCCAAAAAACACAGAGGAGCAGTGCTAACCAGTCCGGATCTTATCAAACCCTTACGCAAATCCCTTTATCCGACCATTATGGAAAACAAGACCCTGCAGGATCTTTTTGAGATGCGCATGGTACTGGAGGTCGGTATGGCTGATATATTGTTTGAACATATACAGGAAAAAGATATTGAAGAGCTGGAGGCTATTGTGGCTAAAGAGCCATTAAACGCCGATAACACAATTTTCGACATTGAAACCGAGGTTGCTTTTCACGGAAAACTTTATGAAATCACAGGGAACACGATTTTAAAAGATTTTCAGAACATGTTACTACCTGTTTTTCAATATGTTCACAGTAGCGGTTTATTGACAAGCCCAAGCACATCAAAGAGCTTTATCTCCCATCGGGGCCTTGTAGATATATTGAAAGTAGGCAATGCGGAAGTTTTTCGCAATGCCATGCGAAAACATTTAGACAA
- a CDS encoding MFS transporter, whose translation MISSLRHQSFYPWLVVALLWGVALLNYMDRQMLSTMRDAMQIDIPVLQSAEAFGALMAIFLYIYGIMSPIAGIVADRGNRKWLIVGSLFVWSAVTYGMGMANDYPTLLILRAIMGFSEALYIPTALSLIADYHIGKNRSLAIGLHMTGLYTGQALGGFGATLAASKGWHTAFHWFGIVGIVYAVILAVLLSEKRPEPAAEENGQEGQCSLLKSLMLIFSNVAFWILLFYFAAPSLPGWAIKNWLPTLFADNLHIPMSSAGPLSTITIAISSFVGVIVGGMVSDRWVRKQIRGRIYTSAIGLGLTIPALLFLGLGQTLTAVLGAAICFGIGFGMFDANNMPILCQIVPRNLRASAYGFMNMVGVFAGAAITQWLGRFKDEGHFGLGFAALGVAVLIALLLQLLFLKPKPTGETEGIS comes from the coding sequence ATGATTTCTTCATTACGACATCAATCCTTTTATCCATGGCTCGTCGTGGCGCTACTTTGGGGTGTTGCGTTACTGAACTATATGGACCGGCAAATGCTTTCCACAATGCGTGACGCGATGCAGATCGATATACCCGTATTACAAAGTGCGGAGGCCTTTGGCGCGCTGATGGCTATTTTTTTGTACATCTATGGTATCATGAGCCCAATAGCTGGCATCGTCGCGGATCGTGGTAATAGAAAATGGCTGATCGTCGGAAGTTTGTTTGTTTGGTCAGCGGTCACTTATGGAATGGGTATGGCAAATGACTACCCTACCTTGTTGATACTTCGCGCTATTATGGGTTTTAGCGAGGCGCTGTACATTCCGACGGCGCTTTCGTTGATCGCAGATTATCATATAGGAAAAAATAGATCCCTAGCCATTGGTTTACATATGACTGGATTATATACCGGTCAGGCACTGGGTGGTTTTGGCGCAACACTGGCGGCTTCAAAAGGTTGGCATACTGCTTTTCACTGGTTCGGAATAGTCGGTATAGTCTATGCAGTGATACTTGCCGTCTTGCTTTCCGAAAAAAGGCCTGAGCCAGCGGCAGAGGAAAACGGCCAGGAAGGACAATGTTCCTTGCTGAAAAGCCTGATGCTGATTTTTTCCAATGTGGCGTTCTGGATTCTGCTGTTTTATTTCGCAGCTCCCAGTTTACCGGGTTGGGCTATAAAAAATTGGCTGCCAACGTTGTTTGCGGACAACTTGCACATCCCTATGTCCAGTGCAGGGCCTCTGTCTACGATAACGATTGCAATCTCCTCCTTTGTAGGTGTAATAGTAGGCGGTATGGTGAGCGACCGTTGGGTGAGGAAACAAATTCGTGGTAGAATTTATACCAGTGCAATTGGCCTTGGATTGACAATACCAGCGTTGTTGTTTTTGGGGTTAGGACAGACATTGACAGCAGTGCTGGGAGCAGCAATCTGTTTTGGAATTGGCTTCGGTATGTTCGACGCCAACAATATGCCTATCCTGTGTCAGATCGTACCGAGGAATCTACGCGCTTCCGCTTATGGATTTATGAATATGGTTGGCGTATTTGCGGGGGCCGCCATAACGCAATGGTTAGGCAGGTTCAAGGATGAAGGACACTTTGGCCTCGGTTTCGCTGCGTTAGGAGTAGCTGTGTTAATCGCTCTCTTGCTCCAGCTGCTATTTCTTAAACCTAAACCGACCGGAGAGACGGAAGGAATTTCTTAA
- a CDS encoding RagB/SusD family nutrient uptake outer membrane protein — protein MKKILIYIGFAISLFSSCKEIDLDLIPEDYFASGSFWKNNEQVAGAMLGLHNQLRGQQQNLWNLGELRGGTLRDGTSFTGTASLNAAGIITQDIRESSPGISSWAGLYGPIFQVNNFIYQVEKADYLTDTQKGYYLGQAYGLRAFYYFYLFRTYGRVPLVTEPQAAVNTPSSAEEAYKARTETEKVTLEFIKSEVDRSEKSFAGSYETKNQKAQWSLAATLMLKTEVYLWSAKVGVDGMAPENVAGDLKLAKAAVESVMSRYALASSFSELFQSASMPSMKGNSEIIFTIRYLNGEATSFFNNFIYAASDDLTGYVDDKGQSIPKDPLQAGSTGIIRYEYKIDLYRLFDKEDTRANATFLNFNKGNTSAIVFKKFLGTLIDGVRSYSDDYPIYRLAEAYLLLAEIKNKLGEDPTAEIMAVRNRAYAGKAPVFTKGSFEANELAIFYERTKEFVSEGKRWFDLRRMQDGQGKSLVFRKDLNLVGVLEQTDGQKHKVLWPIDLGTLTADPKLSGHQNPGYSGT, from the coding sequence ATGAAAAAGATACTTATATACATAGGCTTCGCAATTTCTTTGTTTTCCTCATGCAAAGAAATTGATTTGGATCTCATTCCAGAGGATTATTTCGCCAGCGGAAGCTTTTGGAAAAACAATGAGCAGGTAGCTGGAGCAATGCTTGGACTTCATAACCAGCTTCGTGGACAGCAGCAAAATTTATGGAATCTGGGTGAATTGCGTGGTGGAACTTTGCGAGATGGTACTAGTTTTACGGGGACAGCGTCGTTGAACGCTGCGGGGATAATCACACAGGATATCCGTGAAAGTTCGCCGGGAATCTCCAGTTGGGCGGGTCTTTATGGCCCAATATTCCAGGTTAATAACTTTATTTATCAAGTGGAGAAGGCCGACTATCTGACCGATACACAAAAGGGGTATTATCTGGGGCAAGCTTACGGACTACGGGCTTTCTATTATTTTTATCTGTTTCGTACATATGGTCGCGTCCCTTTAGTTACGGAACCACAGGCAGCAGTAAACACGCCCTCGTCGGCAGAAGAAGCCTATAAGGCCAGAACCGAAACTGAAAAAGTGACCTTAGAGTTCATAAAGTCGGAAGTGGACAGATCAGAAAAATCGTTTGCTGGAAGTTATGAAACAAAGAACCAGAAAGCGCAATGGTCACTGGCTGCCACGTTAATGTTAAAAACGGAAGTCTACCTATGGTCGGCTAAAGTAGGAGTGGATGGAATGGCTCCAGAAAATGTTGCCGGTGATTTGAAACTGGCGAAGGCAGCAGTAGAAAGCGTGATGTCGAGATATGCGTTGGCCAGCAGCTTCTCCGAGCTGTTTCAGTCTGCTAGCATGCCATCGATGAAGGGTAATTCAGAAATAATTTTCACGATTCGCTATTTGAATGGTGAGGCTACTTCTTTCTTCAATAACTTTATTTATGCCGCAAGCGATGATCTGACAGGCTACGTGGACGACAAAGGGCAGAGTATTCCTAAAGATCCTCTGCAAGCCGGGTCTACGGGAATAATTCGTTATGAATACAAAATCGATCTTTACCGCCTATTTGATAAGGAGGATACAAGGGCGAACGCAACCTTTCTCAATTTTAATAAAGGGAACACATCTGCTATTGTATTTAAAAAGTTTTTGGGTACGTTGATTGATGGTGTCCGTAGCTATTCGGATGATTATCCTATTTATCGCTTGGCCGAAGCGTATCTGCTGTTGGCAGAAATCAAAAATAAACTGGGAGAAGATCCGACCGCTGAAATTATGGCCGTCAGAAACCGTGCTTACGCTGGTAAAGCCCCCGTGTTTACTAAGGGAAGCTTCGAAGCAAACGAACTGGCAATTTTTTATGAACGTACAAAGGAATTTGTCTCTGAAGGTAAACGATGGTTTGATTTAAGACGGATGCAAGATGGTCAGGGAAAGTCTTTAGTGTTTCGTAAAGACCTGAATCTGGTCGGTGTCTTAGAACAAACAGACGGTCAAAAACACAAGGTCTTGTGGCCAATAGATTTAGGTACACTGACGGCTGATCCAAAGCTGTCAGGCCATCAAAATCCGGGTTATTCAGGTACATAA
- a CDS encoding GDSL-type esterase/lipase family protein — MKSFRSLFEKSWLLLLFFQLAASAVGQNRIRVACVGNSVTFGYGLGDPAHESYPSQLQLLLGNAYEVANFGHSGATLLRSGHKPYHKTAEYKRLLNYQPDIVIIHLGLNDTDPRNWPNYRNSFASDYATLIDGIRAVNRQMKIYICRLTPIFSGHPRFLSGTRDWYGQIQKLIPQIAENNHVELIDLNSPLQFRIDLFDDYLHPNQQGAYIIAAQIARVLAPVQHGLQVAETLGSNMVLQRNWENKIYGKATPHIKVKVMFNKIRYIVFADRDGSWQVKLPKMEAGGPYRISISAGKDKIVLNNVLFGDVYLASGQSNMAFQLRHAMGGEELIKGADHLKNLRLFKCRNLMETNATVWDTIALQKVNDLTYFTGSWSSVTEDQAAHFSAVAYAFAEQITKEEQIPIGIIDLSVGGSNTESWIDRKSLENDDLLATYIHQWRTSDFIQDFCRKRASQNLALSKVKNQRHPYQPAYNFEAGVSKWLETGLRAVLWYQGESNAHHIELHEHLFKTLVSSWRKMFHQTLPFYFVQLPGLNRPSWGDFRNSQRRLEKQIERVHMAVALDLGDSLDVHPREKITIGHRLANLVKKYEYGQSVNADHPQVVKQLHADCCLYLIFNNCKELKTKNGYPLAGFQAIDEKGGIHSINAYIVAANKIAIEKPGFSIKKIVYAYEPFNRANLQNEIGTPVSTFDIIVE; from the coding sequence ATGAAGTCATTCCGTTCTCTTTTTGAGAAAAGTTGGTTACTGTTGCTCTTTTTCCAGCTGGCGGCATCGGCTGTTGGACAAAATCGTATCCGCGTAGCCTGTGTCGGTAATTCGGTCACCTTTGGCTATGGACTTGGAGACCCTGCTCATGAATCTTATCCTTCTCAGCTTCAGTTGTTGTTGGGAAACGCTTATGAAGTGGCTAATTTTGGACATTCAGGTGCCACCCTTTTACGAAGTGGACATAAGCCATATCATAAGACCGCTGAATATAAAAGACTGCTCAACTACCAGCCCGATATTGTCATTATACATCTTGGCCTCAATGATACAGACCCGAGGAACTGGCCCAATTATAGAAATTCATTTGCGTCGGATTATGCCACATTGATTGACGGTATCCGCGCAGTTAACAGGCAGATGAAGATTTATATATGTCGCTTGACACCTATTTTTAGTGGGCATCCTCGATTTTTGTCCGGTACCCGTGACTGGTACGGCCAAATACAGAAATTGATTCCTCAAATTGCGGAGAACAATCATGTAGAGCTGATTGATCTGAACAGTCCGCTACAGTTCCGTATCGATTTGTTTGATGATTATTTACATCCAAACCAGCAGGGAGCTTATATCATCGCGGCGCAGATTGCCCGGGTACTGGCACCGGTACAACACGGTTTACAGGTTGCTGAGACCCTAGGTTCAAATATGGTGCTTCAGCGTAACTGGGAAAACAAGATATATGGCAAAGCAACACCCCATATCAAGGTAAAGGTTATGTTTAATAAAATCCGCTATATTGTCTTTGCAGACCGTGACGGCTCTTGGCAGGTAAAGCTGCCGAAGATGGAGGCGGGAGGGCCATACCGAATCTCGATAAGCGCCGGCAAGGACAAGATCGTGTTAAACAATGTCCTCTTTGGCGACGTTTACTTGGCATCGGGTCAGTCCAACATGGCTTTTCAGCTTCGGCATGCAATGGGAGGGGAAGAACTCATCAAGGGAGCAGATCATCTTAAAAATCTACGTCTCTTCAAATGTCGGAACTTGATGGAAACCAACGCGACAGTATGGGATACTATCGCCTTGCAAAAAGTAAACGATCTCACCTATTTTACAGGCTCATGGAGTTCGGTGACAGAAGATCAAGCTGCTCATTTTTCAGCAGTAGCATATGCGTTTGCAGAACAGATCACAAAGGAAGAACAAATTCCTATTGGTATCATCGACCTGTCGGTAGGCGGCTCAAACACAGAATCGTGGATAGATAGGAAGTCTCTGGAAAATGATGATCTATTGGCAACTTATATTCACCAATGGCGGACTTCAGATTTCATACAGGACTTTTGCAGGAAACGTGCCAGCCAGAATCTAGCGCTCTCAAAAGTAAAAAATCAACGCCACCCTTATCAACCGGCGTATAACTTTGAGGCAGGAGTCAGTAAATGGCTGGAAACTGGTCTTAGGGCAGTGCTCTGGTATCAGGGCGAAAGCAATGCACATCACATAGAGCTTCATGAACATCTGTTTAAAACTTTAGTTTCTTCCTGGCGAAAAATGTTTCATCAGACCTTACCTTTTTATTTTGTTCAATTGCCGGGACTGAACAGGCCATCATGGGGCGATTTTAGAAATTCGCAACGGCGCCTGGAAAAACAAATAGAGCGTGTCCACATGGCGGTTGCGCTTGATCTGGGTGACTCATTGGATGTCCATCCGCGTGAAAAAATAACCATTGGCCACCGTCTGGCTAATTTGGTTAAAAAATATGAATATGGGCAATCGGTCAATGCCGACCATCCTCAGGTCGTTAAACAGCTCCATGCCGATTGCTGCCTTTACTTAATCTTTAACAACTGTAAGGAACTGAAGACGAAAAATGGTTATCCGCTAGCGGGGTTCCAGGCTATTGATGAAAAAGGTGGAATCCACAGTATCAATGCATACATCGTTGCAGCGAATAAAATAGCGATCGAAAAACCGGGCTTCAGTATCAAAAAGATCGTGTATGCTTATGAACCTTTCAATAGAGCCAATCTTCAAAATGAAATTGGAACGCCAGTTTCAACTTTTGATATAATAGTAGAATAA
- a CDS encoding dihydrodipicolinate synthase family protein: MQKISGLIAAPFTPFDESGELNLALIPAYYDMLKKNKVTGAFICGSTGEGVSLTFDEKVAVMTAWASLTSTDAEFTLMMLLGGTNIKECQQLARLAEQVGVDAVSFTSPSYFKPANVDQLAKCCVEIAGASPRTAFYYYHIPVLTGGNFPMIELLKKIDGVIPNFRGIKYTHEDFMDFLSCMNFAERKYDMLWGRDENMLSALVLGVKGAVGSTYNYAAPLYLRLMEAFEAGDLEKANALQQQSIDMISLLGKYGGIAVGKAFMKLISLNCGEFRLPVKNMSIEQFALFKADVMKLGFQDFAAHGCDKPEDGR, from the coding sequence ATGCAAAAAATATCGGGATTAATAGCTGCACCATTTACTCCTTTCGATGAGTCGGGAGAACTCAATCTTGCGCTGATTCCAGCATATTACGATATGCTAAAAAAAAATAAGGTAACAGGTGCTTTCATCTGCGGCTCTACGGGGGAAGGGGTATCGTTGACGTTTGACGAGAAGGTCGCTGTAATGACAGCTTGGGCAAGCCTCACAAGCACTGACGCGGAATTTACATTAATGATGCTCTTAGGCGGAACCAATATCAAAGAATGCCAGCAGTTGGCCCGACTGGCAGAACAGGTAGGAGTGGATGCTGTTTCGTTTACTTCACCATCTTATTTCAAGCCGGCAAATGTGGATCAGCTGGCAAAATGTTGTGTCGAAATAGCGGGCGCCTCCCCTCGGACAGCTTTCTATTATTATCATATTCCGGTGCTGACCGGGGGAAATTTCCCGATGATCGAATTATTAAAAAAAATTGATGGTGTAATACCCAATTTCAGAGGCATTAAGTATACACACGAAGATTTCATGGATTTCTTAAGTTGTATGAATTTCGCGGAGCGGAAATATGATATGCTTTGGGGAAGGGATGAAAACATGCTGTCGGCATTAGTATTGGGTGTCAAAGGTGCCGTCGGAAGTACGTATAACTACGCGGCGCCGTTGTATCTACGGCTGATGGAGGCCTTTGAAGCAGGTGATCTCGAAAAAGCAAATGCACTGCAGCAACAATCAATTGACATGATATCGTTGTTGGGCAAATATGGTGGCATTGCTGTTGGAAAGGCTTTTATGAAGTTGATTAGCTTAAATTGTGGCGAATTCCGGCTACCCGTGAAAAATATGTCCATAGAGCAGTTCGCACTTTTTAAAGCAGATGTTATGAAGCTTGGCTTTCAGGACTTTGCTGCACATGGGTGTGATAAACCGGAGGATGGTAGGTAA
- a CDS encoding SusC/RagA family TonB-linked outer membrane protein, producing the protein MYSNLKLRSLLTLSVLAGHMLVAQAQDHSVKGKITDAKTGESLSDVNIRIKGTNQSLKTHADGTFIITTNPNTTLVITSTGYKPFEIAIGQLRQLDIKLESKVEQMDEVVVVGYGKMKKSNLTGSVSRLDKKVLETGVRSNPASALAGTVPGIRVQQTSGRPGAVPTVVLRGGTTYGGGGAPLVIVDGLIRNGFNDINQNDIESIDVLKDASATAIYGARAANGVILITTKRGKEGISNITISSKVGVNKLNMPFDFLDAKDYLYWSRKGVQVSGQYQPSQLNQLTSVGPFGTGNKYKDDKGNILDGNMTSNAVWSTMFLDDTNRELLQHGWQTMVDPVTGKELLFKDFDYAKYALRNASLTQDYSIALQGGNDKGKYYGSVGKYNEKGMPINTFYDRTTFILNGEYRIKPWLHSLSSVNFAYTKWRDAINGEGNYMTRALGAPPTMRGTNANGDLLVGRDYLDGNPLVNDDKFIRKNLNQKLTLTQAFTIDFARDLNLRISGNWFFNQSTVESFNKDYLASPGNYVRTRNSSASYDKIYNQTYNAVLNYKPVIDNSHHIDVMLGSEFFDTYNNGFSAAGSGAPTDDFMDLGLTSPEANKRSIDSYHDRQRIMSYFGRVNYDYKEKYLLTLTARRDGYSTLLNNRWGTFPGVSIGWALHNEDFLKEYLGSTKLLNTLKLRASYGGNGNVSGIGSYTLQGSYGTNKYDGQVGYTMSTLSIPNLKWESLITKEVGLEARMLNRMDFSFAYYHRTTKDKIANLTLPASAGFTTITTNNGDMQNQGIEIGLNYQVLRKNDWDLSFNWNTAYNKNKILKLPFNGVENNRQGGLQVYDPKTRELVWVGGYQEGQDPNVAFAYEAIGIIRTQEQLDNYALQLKDLIGARTLVHPDVYNAMSSSEKNLHYPLALGDVMWKDVNEDGIINSYDRVYMGNTLPRWTGGFGAALRWKDISFSTRFDYALGYVAYDGPKAWFLGMMQGTFNTTTSVFDTWTPDNPNAQYPTYYWADQLFKNNTSRESSMFYNKGNYLAFREVNLSYRLPKSIAQRIKMEDLSVSVTGQNLHYWSKNSLFSPESGSVGQNGGGYPLPRTFILGVQLTF; encoded by the coding sequence ATGTATTCAAACCTAAAATTACGATCCCTGTTAACGCTGTCTGTTCTGGCAGGCCATATGTTAGTGGCCCAAGCTCAGGATCATTCAGTGAAAGGGAAAATCACAGATGCAAAGACGGGGGAATCGCTTAGCGATGTGAACATCAGAATCAAGGGAACCAACCAATCGTTAAAAACGCATGCTGATGGAACCTTTATAATCACGACCAATCCAAATACGACCTTGGTCATTACTTCAACGGGCTATAAGCCTTTTGAAATAGCTATTGGACAGCTCCGACAATTGGATATTAAACTTGAATCAAAAGTCGAACAAATGGATGAGGTTGTTGTGGTGGGATACGGGAAGATGAAGAAATCCAATTTGACAGGCTCCGTTAGCCGTCTGGATAAGAAAGTGCTTGAAACTGGAGTCCGTTCTAATCCAGCTTCTGCCTTAGCTGGTACTGTACCCGGCATTCGGGTTCAACAGACTTCGGGAAGACCGGGGGCTGTTCCCACAGTTGTACTCCGAGGTGGAACAACATATGGGGGAGGAGGTGCACCATTGGTCATTGTTGATGGGTTAATTCGAAATGGATTTAATGATATCAATCAAAATGATATTGAATCTATCGACGTATTAAAAGATGCTTCGGCCACAGCAATATATGGTGCAAGGGCAGCAAACGGTGTCATATTGATAACTACGAAAAGAGGAAAAGAGGGGATTTCCAACATTACTATTTCGTCTAAAGTGGGTGTCAATAAATTGAATATGCCTTTTGATTTCCTAGATGCAAAAGACTATCTGTACTGGAGCCGAAAAGGCGTTCAGGTGTCTGGACAATATCAACCATCTCAATTGAATCAACTGACTAGCGTTGGTCCCTTCGGTACAGGTAATAAATATAAAGACGATAAAGGAAACATCCTGGACGGTAATATGACGAGCAATGCCGTATGGAGTACAATGTTCCTTGATGATACCAATCGTGAATTACTTCAGCACGGCTGGCAAACAATGGTTGATCCGGTTACGGGAAAGGAGCTGTTATTTAAGGATTTTGATTACGCAAAGTATGCGCTCCGCAATGCAAGTCTGACACAAGATTATAGTATAGCATTACAAGGAGGGAATGACAAAGGTAAATACTATGGAAGCGTCGGAAAATACAACGAAAAGGGAATGCCAATTAATACCTTTTATGACCGGACGACTTTCATACTGAACGGCGAGTATAGGATTAAACCTTGGCTGCATTCTCTTTCGAGTGTAAATTTCGCGTACACAAAATGGCGGGATGCCATTAACGGTGAAGGTAATTATATGACCCGCGCATTGGGAGCTCCGCCAACAATGCGCGGCACTAATGCTAACGGAGATCTGCTTGTTGGCCGTGATTATCTAGATGGAAACCCACTGGTAAATGATGATAAATTTATCCGGAAAAACCTAAATCAAAAACTTACACTTACTCAGGCGTTTACTATTGATTTTGCAAGAGACCTTAATTTGCGTATAAGCGGAAACTGGTTTTTTAATCAATCAACCGTAGAGTCTTTTAATAAGGATTATCTCGCGAGCCCGGGCAATTATGTGCGGACACGCAACTCTTCGGCCTCTTATGACAAGATATATAACCAAACTTACAATGCGGTCTTGAATTACAAACCGGTTATCGATAACTCTCATCACATTGACGTGATGCTGGGCTCGGAATTTTTCGATACGTATAATAATGGATTTTCGGCAGCTGGAAGTGGGGCTCCTACGGACGATTTTATGGATCTAGGATTAACGAGCCCTGAGGCAAATAAACGAAGTATTGATTCTTACCACGATCGCCAGCGTATTATGTCTTATTTTGGACGTGTAAACTATGATTATAAAGAAAAATATCTTTTGACGCTAACGGCCCGTCGCGACGGTTATTCAACACTATTAAATAACAGATGGGGAACTTTTCCTGGTGTCTCAATAGGCTGGGCTTTGCACAATGAGGATTTCTTGAAGGAGTATTTAGGCTCAACAAAATTGTTAAACACCTTAAAATTGCGGGCGAGTTATGGGGGAAATGGTAATGTCAGCGGGATAGGTTCATATACGCTCCAAGGTTCCTATGGCACGAATAAATACGACGGTCAGGTAGGGTATACCATGTCAACGCTATCTATTCCCAATTTAAAATGGGAAAGTCTGATCACAAAAGAAGTAGGACTAGAGGCGAGGATGTTAAACAGAATGGACTTCAGTTTTGCTTATTATCACAGAACTACAAAAGATAAAATAGCAAACTTAACCCTACCCGCTTCAGCAGGTTTTACAACGATTACGACCAATAATGGTGACATGCAGAATCAGGGGATCGAAATCGGATTGAATTATCAGGTGCTACGGAAAAATGACTGGGACCTGAGTTTTAACTGGAATACAGCCTATAACAAAAATAAGATATTGAAATTGCCATTTAACGGTGTTGAAAACAATAGGCAGGGCGGTTTGCAAGTTTACGATCCGAAAACCAGAGAGCTAGTTTGGGTAGGTGGTTATCAAGAAGGACAAGACCCTAACGTAGCTTTTGCTTATGAGGCCATTGGGATCATTCGTACACAGGAGCAACTAGATAATTATGCATTGCAGTTGAAAGATCTTATTGGGGCAAGGACGTTGGTGCATCCGGATGTTTATAATGCAATGTCGAGCAGTGAGAAAAACTTACACTACCCGTTGGCCTTGGGAGATGTTATGTGGAAAGACGTAAATGAAGATGGGATTATCAATTCCTATGACAGGGTATATATGGGAAATACTCTTCCAAGGTGGACCGGAGGTTTTGGAGCGGCCTTGCGCTGGAAAGATATCAGTTTTAGCACCCGCTTTGACTATGCATTGGGCTATGTCGCCTATGATGGACCGAAAGCTTGGTTTTTAGGGATGATGCAGGGAACATTTAACACCACCACAAGTGTATTTGATACATGGACTCCGGACAACCCGAATGCTCAATACCCCACCTATTATTGGGCAGATCAACTTTTTAAAAATAATACCAGCAGAGAGAGCAGTATGTTTTATAATAAAGGGAACTATTTGGCATTTCGGGAGGTCAATCTCTCCTATCGTTTACCTAAGTCTATCGCTCAACGAATAAAGATGGAGGATCTTAGCGTATCCGTGACGGGGCAAAATTTACATTATTGGTCAAAAAACAGCTTATTTTCACCAGAGAGTGGGAGTGTAGGGCAAAATGGCGGAGGTTATCCTCTTCCACGGACCTTTATCCTTGGTGTTCAGCTAACCTTTTGA